The Nocardioides zeae genome includes the window TGTGACGCCTGTCACTCCGGAAGGGTCAGGGGCGCAGCTGGCGCACCACGCCGCCGAGGAACGGGGGGTCGTCGGGGTCGTCGCCCCCCGCCGTACCGAGGAAGCCGAGCACCGGCTCGTGCAGGTGGCCGTTCGAGGCGATCGCGTTGCCGCTCCACGGTCCGTCCGCGCCGTCGAGGCCCGTGAAGGAGCCGCCGGCCTCGCGCACGATGACGTCGAGCGCCGCCATGTCGTAGACCTCGAGCTCCGGCTCGGCCGCGACGTCGACGGCGCCCTCGGCGACGAGCATGTAGGACCAGAAGTCGCCGTACGCCCGCGTGCGCCACACCCGCCGCGTCAGGGCGAGGAAGTCGTCGAGCCGGCCACGCTCGTCCCAGCCCGAGAGCGAGCTGTAGGAGAGCGACGCATCGCCCAGGTCCCGCACCGCCGACGTCGCACACCGGGTCGCCTTGAGCAGGGAGCGGCCCGTCCAGGCGCCCTGGCCCTTGGCCGCCCACCAGCGGCGCTGCAGCGCCGGGGCGGAGACCACGCCGGCGACGATCTCGCCGTCGACCTCGAGCCCGATGAGGGTGGCCCAGACGGGCACACCGCGGACGAAGTTCTTCGTGCCGTCGATGGGGTCGATGATCCAGCGGCGACCGCCGGTGCCCTGGCCGGGCGTGACGCCCTCCTCCTCGCCGAGGATCGCGTCGCGCGAGCGCACCCGACCGAGCTTGGCGCGGATCGTCGACTCGACCGCCTGGTCGGCGTCGGTCACGGGCGTGAGGTCGGGCTTGCTCATGACGTGCAGGTCGACCGCCTTGAAGCGGTCGAGGCTGATGGAGTCCGCGTCGTCGGCCAGGAGGTGCGCGAGCCGCAGGTCGTCGGTGTGGTCGGCACCGTCAGCGATGGCCATGGCGCTCAGGCTAGGGCATCGCACCGTCGCCCGGTCACGACACCGGTCTCCGAGACCTAGTCCCAGACCTCCGCGCTCTCGCGGGCGGCGAGCACGCGGCGGAACGAGGTCACGCGGTCCACGTCGGCCTCCCCGGCGGCGATGGCCGCGTCGAGCCCGCACTCCGGCTCGCCGGCGCCGTGGGTGCAGCCGCGGGGGCAGTCCTCGGTCATCTCGTCGAGGTCGGGGAACGCCTCGATGAGGTGCTCCGGACGCACGTGCGCCAGCCCGAACGAGCGGATGCCGGGGGTGTCGACGATCCAGCCGGGACGGCCCTCGTGCTCGGGCAGCGCCAGCATGATGGCCGACGTCGAGGTGTGGCGCCCGCGTCCCGTGACGTCGTTGACGCGACCGACCTCGCGGTCGGCACCCGGCACGAGCCGGTTGACGAGGGTCGACTTGCCGACGCCGCTGTGGCCG containing:
- a CDS encoding inositol monophosphatase family protein; protein product: MAIADGADHTDDLRLAHLLADDADSISLDRFKAVDLHVMSKPDLTPVTDADQAVESTIRAKLGRVRSRDAILGEEEGVTPGQGTGGRRWIIDPIDGTKNFVRGVPVWATLIGLEVDGEIVAGVVSAPALQRRWWAAKGQGAWTGRSLLKATRCATSAVRDLGDASLSYSSLSGWDERGRLDDFLALTRRVWRTRAYGDFWSYMLVAEGAVDVAAEPELEVYDMAALDVIVREAGGSFTGLDGADGPWSGNAIASNGHLHEPVLGFLGTAGGDDPDDPPFLGGVVRQLRP